The Labilibaculum sp. sequence CTGCGGTTAATGATAGTTGATGCGATTGCAATGGTGCTGTTCGAAAAATTGCATCCTGCCAATCTGTACCTTCTCCCAAAATAGAAGGATCCTTATATGCCTCATCAACTTCATTTTGCGTGAATTCTCCTAGTTCAACCTGATATTTAGCATAATCTCTCAAGTTCATCATATCGATCGTTTTGGCAACTTTTTGAAATGCCATGTAGCCTTCGTAGCTAATCTTTGCCTCACCGGATTGCCCCCTTCGGGTTTGAATAATTACAACACCATTGGCTCCTGCGGCTCCATATATTGCTGTTGCTGATGCATCTTTCAAAACATCCATAGATACAATATCTGATGGAGAAATGGTAGATAAAGGATTCACCTTTGTTTGTCCACCAGTTCCACCTGCCCAGGCAAAACCACCAATTTCTGATCCTTCACCGCTAAATGGAATACCATCAATAACATAAAGTGGTTCGTTGGAATTGTTGATTGATGAAGCCCCACGTATACGAATGGATGCTGCTCCACCAGGAGCTCCGGAATTTTGAGTAACCTGAACACCAGCCAATCTTCCTTTAAGCATTTGATCAGCATTGGAAATAGTCATTCCCTTAAGCTCGTCTGTTTTTACAGAACTAACAGCTCCTGTCAAATCACTTTTTTTCATCTTACCATATCCAACCACTACTACTTCATCCAAACCTTCTGTTTCAACTTCCATTTTCACATTCAACGAAGTAAGTTTAGATGCATCGATAATTTTGTCTTTAAAACCAATAAAGGAAAATACAAGAACAGTTTTACCCTCTGGAATAGAGAAACTATAATTTCCGTCAACATCGCTGATAGTACCTTGCGTGGTACCTTTAATTACAATGGAAACCCCCGGTAATGGGAGCATTTGATCATCTGTTATTGTTCCGGTTATTATTTTATTTTGTCCGTAAGCCAATTGCTGTGAACAAAACAAGAAAACAATAACCAAGATTTGTAGACTCTTGTTCATAAAATATAGATTTAAATTTAAAAGGTTAAATTTATTTACACATTACACTCTGTAATTGTATTTTACTCATCATTAGTTAATAGTTACAAAAACAACATAAGTGATGACACAGCGCATTATTTTGTCTTTAAACATCAGTAGGGTGGCATAGAATATAGCCTTTGGGCAGATTACTTTATTATTTTAACACATTTGTGAAATTTAGATTTTCATCAATCAATTCGTTAATTGTATTGACAGATTGATGTGAGTGAAATTTATCTTGCGGCGAATTAATGCAATAGTCAACTAATTGATCTACAGTTGATGTTGCCACATGCATTCGCGTATCCGAAGAAGCATAATAAATTTTCACGCTGTGATCTTCATCAGCAATCCACCCATTCGAAAAAACTACATTCGAAACATCACCTACACGCTCAGATTGCAAGGGAGCAATAAAATGACCATGCGGTTTGTGAGTAATCACCCATGGCTTTTCCAGATCCGTCATGAACATGTATAAGGTATATCTTAATCCTGCAGCAGTATTCCGAACTCCGTGTGCCAGATGCAACCATCCTTTACCGGTACGGATTGGCGTCGGTCCTAATCCGTTTTTCACCTCGTAAATGGTGTGATAGGTTTTGGCATCAACAATGATTTCATTTACCACTTCTGCATTCTCAATTGTTTTAGACAAGCCAAAACCAATTCCTCCGCCTTTTCCTGTATCAATAAAACCATCCTGCGGACGGGTAAAAAATGCATACTTTCCCTCTATTAAGTGAGGAAATAACACCACATTACGCTGCTGTCCTGAAGTCGATTTTAAATCAGCCAAACGTTCCCAACTCACTAAATCTTTCGTTCTGGCAATACCAGCTGAAGCTACTGCGCTTGAAGTGTCCCCATCTGGTGCATCTGGGTCTTTTCGTTCAGTACAAAACACACCGTAAATCCATCCATCATCATGTTTCGTCAAACGCATATCGTAGACATTAGTATCCTCATCTTCAGTTTGAGGCATGCTTACTGGCCGATCCCAAAATTTAAAATTATCCACCCCATTTGAACTTTCGGCAATAGCAAAAAACGACTTTCTATCGTTTCCTTCAACACGAACCACTAAAAGATATTTACCATCAATTTTAACAGCACCCGCATTAAATACTGCATTAAACCCGATACGCTCCATAAAAAACAGATTGGTATCTGGATTAAAATCAAACCGCCACTGCAATGGCAAATGATCTCTTGTTACAATAGGGTTTGCATACCGATTGTATATGCCATTGGTACTAAACAGTTTTTCATTCTTTCTTCCCAACAATTCTTCATGTTTTTCACGAATCAATTTTATTCGTTCTGCAAACAACTCTTTATTCATACCAAAAGTTTAATTATTTATTTTTTTCAGTTTATTAAAATCGGTCAGTAAAAGCATTTCAGGTTGATCTAAAAAGTTCCTGGCATCAGTGGCTGACGAATGATTTTCGTAGGGAAAAAAGAAATGAACCTTTGGGTCACTCCTCCAAACCATTACATAACTTAATTCTTTGCTGATTAATGAATCACCAAGCACTTTGCCCAGTTTTTTAGTAAACCACAAGGAATCAGAAACATTCTCCAAACCAGTTTCTGTCAGCGCTGCCAATTTGTTCTTCTCTTTTGCATAAGCAATTAGAATGTATAATTTTTTAACAGCTTCCTTTTCGCCATCAGGTATTTTTAAATCGTAATAATTGTCCATTCCTATAATATCAACCACATCATCACCGGGATACCAGTTCAAGTATTCTTCAATAGTTGAAAAATTTCGGTCAGGAGAATAGGCCACCAACATTTGAGTCAGTCCTTTTTTGTTTTTTAAATAGTTTATGGTGAACCGAAATAACTCCTTTACTTCTTCTGCTGTGCAGTTTTTTGTTCCCCACCAAAACCAAGCACCATCCATTTCGTGCCACGGACGAAAAATAAAAGGCATTGCGGTTCCATCATCTGTTTTCAAGGATTTAAAGAAATCAGCAACCCTATCCAATTGAATCAAAAACTCGTTGTGATGTGATCCATTTGGCAAAATATGCTTCACGACATCGTTTTCGGTATTCCATGAACTTTCTCCATTAACAACCGAAAAAGGATGCCAGCTAAACGTATTGATTCCTCCCATTAAATACCCTTTTATTGCCAATCGCTTCATGTCCGAAAAAGGAACGTTATCCAAATTGTGCGTGTGTTGAAGTTCTATACCACCTAATTCCCAGCCGAACATGGCCGGATAATCTCCGGCAACCCGTTTCACATCCGACTCTCCATCCACATAAGCCCAATTCTTTCCATATGCCAAATCATCCTGATGTCCAAAAAGAATTCCTTTTCCTTTCACAGATTTCAATTGTTCTGCAATTGAATTGATGGTTTTATCAACTGGTTTTTGGGAGCAAGCCATCAACACAGACAGACCTATAACAGCTGTTATTTTCGGTATTATCATTACATTATTGTTTTTATATATTCTTTTTAATTGCAACTTTCTCATCTGTGAAAAATTCCCTTAATAATTACATCTCAAAATTATATCGTTTGCACCCCTCGGTCAAGTATTTTTCAATCGTAAGATGATACTTTATTATCATTTCTAATAAAAATGATTTGCAACATCAAAAAATAAACGAAACCACCTCTTATTCAATCAAATAACAAAATAACTAAATGACACAGAACCCGAAAACACAGCTAAAACACACAATATATTTACCAGAACTTAACTCTACAATCCAAATATTCATCTTAAATAGTACAATTCAACCACCATCTATTGTACTATCACATCATTTTAAGTAGTTTTGCATAAAATTACAAGCTATGAAAGACCATATTCACAGAGAAATAACCCCTTTGCAAGAGAATGATTGTTTCCTAATATTTGACAGAGAAAGAAATGCTTTTAACTTTCCAATTCACTTCCATCCTGAATTCGAAATTAACTACATACATAAAGCAAAAGGAGGAAAAAGAATCATTGGAGATCACATTGGGGAAATCCAAAACAAAGAATTAGTTATGGTAGGTCCTAATCTTTATCATGGATGGGAAAATTACAAAAACGATAGCAAAGAACTTCTGCATGAAATCACAATACAATTCCCCAGAGAATTATTCGATGATAATACTCTGAATAGAAATATGCTTAAACCCATACGGGAACTGCTCAACAATGCCAACAGAGGTATTTTATTTTCAGAGGATACGACAAGAATGGTGGAACCAAAACTAATTGCTCTTAGTCAGAAAAGAGGTTTCGACAGTTATTTAGCATTTCAATCATTATTATATGATCTCGCTATTTCCAGAGAACAACATTTACTTACAAATATGTCATTTCACCGCCAGAATGATTTTCACAATAGTGAAAGAATTGAACGAATTTACAAGTACATACAAGACAATTTCCAGCAAAAAATTAAGCTTGAGGATGCGGCTGCACTTATAAACATGTCAGTAATATCATTTAGTCGCTTGATAAAGCAACGAACAGGGAAATCTTTTGTTGAATTTGTTATTGAAATTCGTTTGGGAATAGCTACCCGGCTATTAATTGAAACCAACAAGAGCATCGCGGAAATTTGTTTCGATTGCGGCTTCAACAACATTTCCAACTTTAATAGAATATTCAAGAAAAAACAAGACTGTACTCCGTCTGAATTTAGAATGAACTTTAACGGAACTAAAAATGTGTATTAACCTAGCATTAGTTAAAGGTTTACTGCAATTTTATGACTGTGAAATAATCTTACAAAAAAAGAGATCCTGCTAGCAAGATCTCTTCGATATATTTTTATGAACAAGAGCTATTTATTTTCTTGGTCTGATTTGGTTGAAGGCAATGTTTAACGTTTTTTGGAAATAACGGAGGTTTTTAAGCTCCTTGCTATTTACCAACGACAGCGAAACACCCTCTTTACCTGCACGTGCAGTTCGACCGCTGCGGTGTGTGTAATACTCTTCCTTATCGGGCAATTCATAATGCACAACAAACGAAAGATCTACAATATCAATTCCGCGGGCAGCAATATCTGTAGCAACCAAAATTCTCAGGCTTTCGTTTTTAAAAGCCCGCATTACCTTATCTCGTTCAATCTGTTTTAAATCGCCGTGAATGGCATCGGTAGGAATATTTTTTGCAATTAACTGCTTGGCCAAAACCTGTGCCGAAGCCTTGGTTTTACAAAACACCACACCCCTGTTTTTTTGCTCCGATTTTAAAAACTGAATCAGGATGTTCAATTTTTCATTGTCTTCGCAAATCAGAAACTGATGCTGAATATTTTTATTTACTACATTTCGTCCACTCACCTCAATTTTATGCGCGCTGGGAGAAAAGTGTCTTTTAATAATCTGCATAATTTCCTGAGGCATAGTAGCCGAGAACAACCATCGGTTTTCTACACGCGACAGGTGAGTTAAAATCTCATCCAACTGCGTTTTAAAACCCATGCTCATCATTTCATCAGCCTCATCCAAAATTACAGTCTTTACATGACTCAAATCAACTGCTTTTCTCTTCACCAAGTCAATCAATCGACCTGGAGTCGCCACAATGATATGAGTTGGACGACGCAAAGCACTAATTTGCCGGTCAATTTGTTCACCACCATAAACCGATTCTGTGAAAATCTTATCGGAGTACTTGGTAAACTTGAACAATTGTTTTGCAATTTGCTGTCCCAACTCGCGGGTTGGACAAAGAATCAAACCTTGCACTTTGTCTGATTTGGTGTTGATTCTTTGTAGTAAAGGGATTCCGAAGGCTGCTGTTTTACCTGTACCCGTTTGAGCCTGTCCAATTAAATCGGTGTTAGCCTGAAGAAGTACCGATATCACTTCTGCTTGTATTTGAGTAGGCTTAATAATATTAAGATCGTTTAATCCCTTGATAATATCTTTATTTACGCCTAATTCCTTAAAGTTTTCCACAACAAATAATTTAAATAGTCCGCAAAGATAGCTTAATCAATTCAGAATTAAGAATGATGACTAAAAATACTGAACTGCTCTCAAAATCCTATGACTAAAGCCAGAGGTGAAGCATCAAAAATGCCATAAAATAACCGGATAACAAATCATTTTGTCCCCTGTTTTAGCAGGAATAGATACACAAAAACAGCGTAAAACATGATTCAAGAGAACGTTTTACGCCTGCACCCATCTCAAAATACAAGATTAATTCATCTTAGAATAATTCCCTGTCTTCTTCATTTTCTATTTGCATTGCATGCACCAATGTCCACTTAAATGGAAAGGACTTACTCAAGGTATACAACACCATAATCCATGGCAAAAACCAAATCAAATTTTCAGTTAGTGAATAAGCAAGTATGGCTACAATTCCTGTTAATGCTCCAAATAACATTTTAAAAGAAAATGCTTTTCTAAAATATTTTAGTTTTTCTTCCAAACTATCAAACAAACCCACATATTCCAATTTCTTTTTATACATCATCTCCGAAATAATAATCTCCACAATAATCAAAGAAATTCCCAATATGTTCTTCCATATTGATATATTCAAACTTTTATGAATACTTAAAATTGAATACTCACCGCCAATAGCCAAAACGCCCAAAGCAAGTTCAACAATAAGAACAATAAAAAATGCTGAAACCAATCCAAATCTTGTCCACTGAACCAGTTGTTGTAAATTCTTCATAATAATAAATTAAGCAATTAATTAATAGATTTAATTTTTAGCAGGAGGATCGCAATCTTAACGAATAATCGCTTTACTTGAGGTTACACACCTCAAAAAACCTTGTTTTTTTAAAGTTATTTAACACACAAACGATTACAAATCATTTGTGCGGGTCAGTGCAGAAATTCAAATTAACCCGAAATAAACAGA is a genomic window containing:
- a CDS encoding glycosidase; protein product: MNKELFAERIKLIREKHEELLGRKNEKLFSTNGIYNRYANPIVTRDHLPLQWRFDFNPDTNLFFMERIGFNAVFNAGAVKIDGKYLLVVRVEGNDRKSFFAIAESSNGVDNFKFWDRPVSMPQTEDEDTNVYDMRLTKHDDGWIYGVFCTERKDPDAPDGDTSSAVASAGIARTKDLVSWERLADLKSTSGQQRNVVLFPHLIEGKYAFFTRPQDGFIDTGKGGGIGFGLSKTIENAEVVNEIIVDAKTYHTIYEVKNGLGPTPIRTGKGWLHLAHGVRNTAAGLRYTLYMFMTDLEKPWVITHKPHGHFIAPLQSERVGDVSNVVFSNGWIADEDHSVKIYYASSDTRMHVATSTVDQLVDYCINSPQDKFHSHQSVNTINELIDENLNFTNVLK
- a CDS encoding glycosyl hydrolase; this encodes MIIPKITAVIGLSVLMACSQKPVDKTINSIAEQLKSVKGKGILFGHQDDLAYGKNWAYVDGESDVKRVAGDYPAMFGWELGGIELQHTHNLDNVPFSDMKRLAIKGYLMGGINTFSWHPFSVVNGESSWNTENDVVKHILPNGSHHNEFLIQLDRVADFFKSLKTDDGTAMPFIFRPWHEMDGAWFWWGTKNCTAEEVKELFRFTINYLKNKKGLTQMLVAYSPDRNFSTIEEYLNWYPGDDVVDIIGMDNYYDLKIPDGEKEAVKKLYILIAYAKEKNKLAALTETGLENVSDSLWFTKKLGKVLGDSLISKELSYVMVWRSDPKVHFFFPYENHSSATDARNFLDQPEMLLLTDFNKLKKINN
- a CDS encoding AraC family transcriptional regulator, which encodes MKDHIHREITPLQENDCFLIFDRERNAFNFPIHFHPEFEINYIHKAKGGKRIIGDHIGEIQNKELVMVGPNLYHGWENYKNDSKELLHEITIQFPRELFDDNTLNRNMLKPIRELLNNANRGILFSEDTTRMVEPKLIALSQKRGFDSYLAFQSLLYDLAISREQHLLTNMSFHRQNDFHNSERIERIYKYIQDNFQQKIKLEDAAALINMSVISFSRLIKQRTGKSFVEFVIEIRLGIATRLLIETNKSIAEICFDCGFNNISNFNRIFKKKQDCTPSEFRMNFNGTKNVY
- a CDS encoding DEAD/DEAH box helicase — encoded protein: MENFKELGVNKDIIKGLNDLNIIKPTQIQAEVISVLLQANTDLIGQAQTGTGKTAAFGIPLLQRINTKSDKVQGLILCPTRELGQQIAKQLFKFTKYSDKIFTESVYGGEQIDRQISALRRPTHIIVATPGRLIDLVKRKAVDLSHVKTVILDEADEMMSMGFKTQLDEILTHLSRVENRWLFSATMPQEIMQIIKRHFSPSAHKIEVSGRNVVNKNIQHQFLICEDNEKLNILIQFLKSEQKNRGVVFCKTKASAQVLAKQLIAKNIPTDAIHGDLKQIERDKVMRAFKNESLRILVATDIAARGIDIVDLSFVVHYELPDKEEYYTHRSGRTARAGKEGVSLSLVNSKELKNLRYFQKTLNIAFNQIRPRK